The following proteins come from a genomic window of Bacillales bacterium:
- the rny gene encoding ribonuclease Y → MAGMSVLISTLLVSLVVGVLVGYFIRRSIAEAKLSSAEHAAQQIIEEGKRAADAAKKEALLEAKDEIHTLRTEAENEIRERRAELQKQENRLVQKEEILDRRSETLDKKEETVDKKEDSLAKKERQIEEMKSKVEQMMQKQENELVRISSLTKEEAREIIFEQVRRETEHETAMMAKEIESRAKEDADKKARGILSTALQRCAADHVAETTVSVVNLPNDEMKGRIIGREGRNIRTLETLTGIDLIIDDTPEAVILSGFDPIRREIARVSLEKLVQDGRIHPARIEETVERSRREVDEAIREYGEQTTFEVGIHGLHPDLMKILGRLKFRTSYGQNVLKHSMEVAYLTGLMAAELGEDEQLARRAGLLHDIGKAIDHEVEGSHVEIGVELATKYKEHPVVINSIASHHGDTESTSVISTLVAAADALSAARPGARRETLETYIRRLEKLEEISESFEGVEKSFAIQAGREIRIMVQPDKVDDTESYRLAREITKKIENELNYPGHIKITVIRETRAVEYAK, encoded by the coding sequence ATGGCTGGTATGTCTGTTCTCATCTCCACTTTGCTTGTCTCGTTAGTTGTCGGTGTGCTGGTTGGATACTTTATAAGAAGATCCATTGCTGAAGCGAAATTGTCCAGTGCGGAACATGCAGCGCAACAGATAATTGAAGAAGGAAAGCGCGCGGCTGATGCAGCCAAGAAGGAAGCGCTTCTGGAGGCGAAAGACGAAATTCATACGCTTCGGACGGAAGCCGAGAATGAAATTCGTGAACGCAGAGCGGAACTTCAAAAACAGGAGAATCGTCTTGTTCAAAAGGAAGAGATTCTTGATCGAAGAAGCGAAACCTTGGACAAGAAGGAAGAAACGGTCGACAAGAAGGAGGATTCTCTGGCCAAAAAAGAACGACAAATTGAAGAGATGAAAAGCAAAGTGGAACAAATGATGCAGAAGCAGGAAAACGAGCTTGTGCGAATTTCCAGTTTGACGAAAGAAGAAGCACGCGAGATTATTTTTGAACAAGTTCGCCGGGAAACTGAACATGAAACGGCGATGATGGCCAAGGAAATCGAGTCGCGTGCGAAAGAGGACGCCGACAAGAAAGCGAGAGGGATTTTGTCGACGGCATTGCAACGCTGTGCTGCCGATCATGTAGCGGAAACGACCGTTTCCGTCGTCAACTTGCCGAATGATGAGATGAAGGGCCGCATTATTGGCCGCGAAGGTCGCAACATTCGCACGTTGGAAACATTGACAGGCATTGACCTGATTATTGACGACACGCCCGAAGCCGTCATTCTGTCCGGATTTGACCCGATCCGCCGCGAGATTGCGCGCGTTTCGTTAGAGAAACTCGTCCAGGACGGACGGATTCATCCGGCGAGAATTGAGGAGACGGTGGAACGTTCCCGCCGCGAAGTGGATGAAGCCATTCGCGAGTATGGGGAGCAAACGACGTTTGAGGTCGGCATCCACGGACTTCATCCGGACTTGATGAAAATATTGGGACGGTTGAAATTTCGTACAAGCTACGGCCAAAACGTGTTGAAACATTCGATGGAAGTCGCTTATCTGACTGGATTAATGGCGGCCGAACTCGGCGAAGACGAGCAGTTGGCGCGCCGCGCCGGTCTTCTGCACGATATCGGGAAAGCCATTGATCATGAAGTGGAAGGCAGCCATGTCGAAATCGGCGTTGAACTTGCCACGAAGTACAAAGAACATCCGGTCGTCATCAACAGTATTGCCTCGCACCATGGCGACACGGAATCGACGTCGGTGATCTCGACGCTTGTTGCCGCGGCAGATGCTTTGTCGGCCGCGCGTCCGGGAGCGAGAAGAGAAACGCTGGAGACGTACATTCGCCGTCTCGAAAAGCTTGAAGAAATCTCGGAATCGTTCGAAGGCGTCGAGAAATCGTTCGCGATTCAAGCCGGCCGTGAAATTCGCATCATGGTGCAGCCGGATAAGGTCGACGACACGGAATCTTATCGTCTCGCCCGCGAAATTACAAAGAAAATCGAGAACGAATTGAATTATCCGGGTCATATCAAAATCACGGTCATTCGTGAAACGAGGGCCGTCGAATATGCTAAATAA
- a CDS encoding SDR family oxidoreductase: MSGRKFALVTGASGGIGSAVARRLAADGFSLYLHYNQNRQAIDDVLVELSQLGCAAVKVQADLSLTDGARRLLAQINDPIDVIVHNSGSSFVGLLTDMSDEQVRDFVQLHVTSPVLLTKQLLAGMIHRKSGKIVVVSSVWGRVGASTEVLYSTVKGALDSFVKSLAKEVAPSGLSVNGIAPGAVDTKMLDHLTEAEKQSLKDEIPMGRFAAPDEIADLAAFLVSEKAAYINGEIVTIDGAWQ; the protein is encoded by the coding sequence ATGAGCGGGAGGAAGTTTGCGCTCGTCACAGGTGCGAGCGGCGGCATCGGTTCGGCGGTGGCGCGGCGGCTGGCCGCAGACGGCTTTTCTTTGTACTTGCATTACAATCAAAATCGGCAAGCGATTGACGATGTCCTGGTTGAACTGAGTCAACTCGGCTGCGCTGCGGTGAAAGTTCAGGCGGATTTGTCTTTAACAGACGGGGCGCGCCGATTGCTGGCGCAAATTAACGATCCCATCGACGTCATTGTTCACAACAGCGGATCGAGTTTCGTCGGTCTCCTTACCGACATGAGTGACGAACAAGTGCGTGATTTTGTGCAGCTGCATGTGACGAGCCCGGTGTTGCTTACGAAGCAGCTGCTCGCCGGAATGATTCATAGAAAAAGCGGGAAAATTGTCGTCGTTTCATCCGTTTGGGGGCGGGTCGGCGCTTCCACGGAAGTTTTGTACTCCACAGTCAAAGGCGCGCTCGATTCATTCGTGAAATCCCTTGCGAAAGAAGTTGCTCCAAGCGGCCTATCGGTGAACGGAATTGCTCCCGGGGCGGTGGACACGAAAATGCTCGATCATCTTACCGAGGCGGAAAAGCAATCACTTAAGGACGAAATCCCGATGGGGCGCTTTGCCGCCCCCGATGAAATCGCCGATCTTGCGGCATTCCTCGTCTCGGAAAAGGCCGCGTACATTAACGGAGAAATTGTCACGATTGACGGCGCTTGGCAATAA
- a CDS encoding DUF3388 domain-containing protein has protein sequence MAKKEWYLEYEIHKNRPGLLGDIASLLGMIGINILTINGVDNQRRGMLVLTDNEEQTVQLQSIINTMDNITVTKSREPKLRDRLAVRHGRYIERDADDRKTFRFVRDEIGLLVDFMAELFKKDGHRLIGIRGLPRVGKTESVVASSVSANKRWLFVSSTLLKQTVRTQLAADELSEDYVYIIDGIVSTRRASERHWELLREVMRVPTTKVIEHPDIFVQGSEYAMEDFDYFIELRNHRDEEINYDMVDNSFSSYDFD, from the coding sequence TTGGCGAAAAAAGAATGGTATTTAGAATACGAAATACATAAAAACCGCCCCGGCCTGCTCGGTGACATCGCTTCCTTGCTTGGGATGATCGGCATTAACATCTTAACGATCAACGGCGTCGACAATCAACGCCGCGGCATGCTCGTTTTGACCGACAATGAGGAACAGACTGTACAACTTCAATCGATCATCAATACGATGGACAACATAACCGTGACAAAATCCCGCGAACCGAAATTGCGCGACCGGCTCGCGGTAAGGCACGGTCGATACATTGAAAGGGATGCAGACGATCGGAAAACCTTTCGTTTCGTACGCGACGAGATCGGTTTGCTTGTCGACTTCATGGCCGAATTGTTCAAGAAAGACGGCCACCGGCTGATCGGCATTCGCGGATTGCCGCGAGTCGGCAAAACGGAATCGGTCGTTGCTTCGAGCGTCAGCGCAAACAAACGCTGGTTGTTTGTATCTTCCACTTTGCTCAAGCAAACGGTTCGCACCCAGCTTGCGGCTGATGAATTGAGCGAGGATTACGTTTACATCATCGACGGGATCGTGTCCACTCGACGAGCTTCGGAACGACATTGGGAGCTGTTGAGGGAAGTGATGCGCGTGCCGACAACAAAAGTGATTGAGCATCCGGACATATTCGTGCAAGGATCGGAATACGCTATGGAAGACTTTGATTATTTCATCGAGTTAAGAAACCATCGCGATGAAGAAATTAATTACGATATGGTCGACAATAGTTTTTCCTCGTACGATTTTGATTAA
- the recA gene encoding recombinase RecA gives MSDRKAALDQALNKIEKQFGKGSIMKLGEQADRRVSAISSGSLTLDVALGVGGYPRGRIVEIYGPESSGKTTVALHAIAEVQKNGGQAAFIDAEHALDPVYAEKLGVDTNELLLSQPDTGEQALEIAEALVRSGAVDIIVVDSVAALVPRAEIEGEMGDSHVGLQARLMSQALRKLSGAISKSNTIAMFINQIREKVGVMFGNPETTPGGRALKFYSSVRLEVRRAETLKQGDEMVGSRTRIKIVKNKVAPPFKKCEVDIMYGEGISKEGEMLDIGAAEDIVQKSGAWYSYDGERLGQGRENAKQYLKENGEIAEQIRKQIRQHYHLETPVQEEPAQEDPVS, from the coding sequence ATGAGTGATCGTAAAGCAGCGTTGGATCAAGCTTTGAATAAAATTGAGAAACAGTTCGGAAAAGGGTCGATCATGAAGCTCGGAGAACAGGCGGACCGCCGCGTATCAGCCATTTCGAGCGGCTCTCTTACGCTTGACGTGGCGCTCGGTGTCGGCGGATATCCGCGCGGACGCATCGTCGAGATTTACGGGCCGGAATCATCAGGGAAAACGACGGTCGCCTTGCATGCGATCGCTGAAGTGCAAAAGAACGGCGGGCAAGCGGCATTTATTGACGCGGAACATGCGCTCGATCCCGTTTATGCGGAGAAGTTAGGCGTCGACACGAATGAATTGCTGCTCTCGCAGCCGGATACCGGCGAGCAAGCGCTCGAAATTGCCGAAGCGTTGGTGCGGAGCGGAGCCGTTGACATCATTGTCGTCGACTCGGTTGCAGCGCTCGTGCCGCGGGCGGAAATCGAAGGAGAAATGGGCGATTCGCACGTCGGTCTGCAGGCGCGGCTTATGTCGCAGGCGCTTAGGAAACTGTCCGGCGCGATCAGCAAGTCAAATACGATTGCGATGTTCATCAACCAAATTCGCGAAAAAGTCGGCGTTATGTTCGGGAATCCGGAAACGACGCCAGGGGGACGAGCCTTGAAGTTTTACTCGTCGGTGCGGCTTGAAGTGCGCCGTGCGGAAACGTTGAAACAAGGCGATGAAATGGTCGGCAGCCGTACACGAATCAAAATTGTGAAAAACAAAGTGGCGCCGCCGTTCAAAAAATGCGAGGTCGACATCATGTATGGTGAAGGCATTTCCAAAGAAGGCGAAATGCTTGATATTGGGGCGGCTGAGGATATCGTTCAAAAAAGCGGAGCCTGGTATTCCTATGATGGCGAGCGGCTCGGCCAAGGAAGAGAAAACGCAAAGCAATATTTAAAGGAAAATGGAGAAATCGCCGAACAAATTCGCAAGCAAATCCGGCAACATTATCATCTGGAAACGCCGGTACAAGAAGAACCCGCACAGGAAGATCCAGTTTCATGA
- a CDS encoding RodZ domain-containing protein, with the protein MSELGDVLRSTREEKEITLEQLQASTKIQKRYLQAVEDGNYSMLPGNFYARAFIRSYAEAVGLDPRNLFEQFNADIPKTSEQPETLPSRSQRSERRTGSTEPSKWASLFPKLLVALLVIGVLFAIWAAYQHSTVEPEAGTADKMNDSDIEFSENLDATKEADDSKDNGVDQEAKPNEEEDEQTPSEKQSSFSLVKTGVTNGIAEYTLKNADEFVLKLKVVDGASWVEIRKDDANGEKLEWDTFKAGKTITHDLSGAERIFVKIGSSPHVKLSINGKPFELPSDAIVQKLLFTYERPDEVS; encoded by the coding sequence ATGAGCGAATTGGGCGACGTTTTGCGTTCGACGCGCGAAGAGAAGGAAATTACGCTCGAACAACTGCAAGCTTCGACGAAAATTCAAAAACGCTATTTGCAGGCAGTAGAGGACGGGAACTACTCGATGCTTCCCGGAAATTTTTATGCCCGTGCATTTATTCGAAGTTATGCCGAAGCCGTCGGTCTCGATCCGCGGAATTTGTTTGAACAATTCAACGCAGATATTCCGAAAACGTCAGAACAACCGGAGACTTTGCCTTCGCGTTCGCAGCGAAGTGAGCGAAGAACGGGGTCTACGGAACCTTCGAAGTGGGCTTCCTTGTTTCCAAAGCTTCTTGTCGCTTTGCTCGTCATCGGAGTCCTGTTTGCCATTTGGGCCGCGTACCAACATTCAACCGTCGAACCGGAAGCAGGCACGGCGGACAAAATGAATGATTCCGACATCGAGTTTTCCGAAAACCTCGATGCGACGAAGGAAGCGGACGATTCCAAAGACAACGGCGTCGATCAAGAGGCAAAGCCAAATGAAGAGGAAGATGAACAGACTCCTTCCGAAAAACAATCAAGTTTTTCACTCGTGAAGACAGGTGTAACAAACGGTATTGCCGAATATACCTTGAAAAACGCGGACGAATTCGTGTTGAAACTCAAGGTCGTCGACGGAGCGAGCTGGGTTGAAATTCGCAAAGACGACGCGAACGGGGAAAAGCTCGAATGGGACACGTTCAAAGCTGGGAAAACGATTACACATGATTTAAGCGGCGCGGAGCGGATTTTCGTAAAAATCGGCAGTTCGCCTCACGTGAAATTATCGATCAACGGGAAACCGTTCGAATTACCGAGCGACGCAATCGTGCAGAAATTGTTATTCACCTATGAACGACCCGACGAAGTTTCCTAA
- the pgsA gene encoding CDP-diacylglycerol--glycerol-3-phosphate 3-phosphatidyltransferase — protein sequence MWNLPNQITLSRIALIPIFMILMLVPWNWGSVAFAGVHMPAADLTAALIFIVASCTDWLDGYYARKLNLVSDFGKFVDPLADKLLITAAFVALVAMNAVPAWAVIIILAREFAVSGLRQIAAANGDVIAASGLAKWKTTTQIVAVAALLLHNAFFAYFSFPFASLCFWLAVVMTVLSGWDYFYRNRSIIFK from the coding sequence ATGTGGAATTTACCGAATCAAATCACGCTTTCTCGCATTGCTTTAATTCCGATATTCATGATTCTTATGCTTGTTCCGTGGAATTGGGGGAGCGTCGCTTTCGCCGGCGTACACATGCCGGCTGCCGATCTCACGGCTGCCTTAATCTTCATCGTTGCCTCGTGCACGGATTGGCTTGACGGCTATTATGCAAGGAAATTAAATCTCGTCAGCGACTTCGGCAAATTCGTCGATCCGCTTGCCGATAAACTGCTGATCACCGCCGCATTTGTTGCACTCGTCGCGATGAATGCCGTGCCGGCGTGGGCGGTCATTATTATTCTTGCGCGTGAATTCGCGGTTTCCGGCTTACGGCAGATTGCCGCCGCCAACGGTGACGTAATCGCTGCCAGCGGCTTAGCCAAATGGAAGACGACGACCCAAATCGTCGCCGTTGCCGCGTTACTTTTACATAATGCGTTTTTTGCCTATTTTTCGTTTCCGTTTGCTTCCTTATGTTTTTGGTTGGCCGTCGTCATGACGGTTCTTTCCGGATGGGATTATTTTTACCGGAACAGATCGATCATTTTTAAATGA
- a CDS encoding competence/damage-inducible protein A, producing MDAEIIAVGSELLLGQIVNTNAQFLSKELAELGINVYYHTVVGDNRDRLRNAITHAQNRADLIIFSGGLGPTKDDLTKETIAECLGRNLVYDSLAMDQITKYFEKTKRPMTENNKKQALVLENAEVLANDHGMAPGMALHVDDKTYMLFPGPPRELQPMYANYGKPYLMRKLQKRERITSRVLRFFGIGESKLETEILDLIDSQTNPTIAPLAGFGEVILRLTAKSPSSEDNLQSLDALEQKIMRRVGRFFYGYDDTSLDNEVFRMLKNRGLTLACAESLTGGWFAKTLTDRPGASGVLNGGVVGYTNQAKEHLLHIPRSVLDNEGAVSETCAKLMAETCINLFHADVGISFTGVAGPDASEGKEPGIVYVAIAESGKRTQVHSLLLAGNRNRIRNLAVKHGFFYLLKHLQHEKSE from the coding sequence ATGGACGCTGAAATCATTGCGGTCGGTTCGGAGTTGCTGCTTGGCCAAATTGTCAACACGAATGCGCAATTTTTATCAAAAGAACTTGCTGAATTAGGCATTAATGTGTATTACCATACCGTCGTCGGTGACAACCGTGATCGATTGCGCAACGCCATCACTCACGCGCAAAACCGTGCCGATTTAATCATTTTTTCCGGCGGTCTTGGTCCGACGAAAGACGATCTTACGAAAGAAACGATCGCCGAATGTTTAGGTCGAAACCTCGTTTACGATTCATTGGCGATGGATCAGATCACGAAATATTTTGAAAAGACGAAGCGGCCGATGACGGAAAACAACAAAAAGCAGGCGCTCGTCCTTGAAAACGCCGAAGTGTTGGCGAATGATCACGGTATGGCTCCCGGCATGGCTCTCCATGTTGATGATAAAACGTACATGTTGTTTCCCGGACCTCCGAGAGAACTGCAACCGATGTATGCGAATTACGGGAAACCTTACTTGATGAGAAAGTTGCAAAAAAGAGAAAGGATTACCTCGCGAGTTTTGCGGTTTTTCGGAATCGGAGAATCGAAACTTGAAACAGAAATTCTTGATTTGATCGACAGCCAGACGAACCCGACGATCGCCCCGTTGGCTGGTTTCGGCGAAGTCATCCTCCGGCTTACTGCGAAAAGCCCCTCCTCCGAAGATAACCTCCAATCGCTCGATGCTCTCGAACAGAAAATTATGCGTCGTGTCGGCCGGTTTTTCTACGGCTATGACGACACGAGCCTTGACAACGAGGTATTCCGAATGTTGAAAAATCGCGGTCTTACGCTTGCTTGCGCAGAAAGTTTGACCGGCGGTTGGTTTGCAAAAACGCTCACCGATAGACCGGGAGCTTCCGGTGTGTTGAACGGGGGGGTGGTTGGTTACACGAATCAAGCGAAAGAACATCTGCTTCACATTCCTCGCTCCGTTCTCGACAACGAAGGTGCTGTAAGCGAAACTTGTGCAAAATTGATGGCGGAAACCTGCATAAACCTTTTCCATGCAGACGTCGGCATCTCGTTTACAGGAGTGGCTGGACCCGATGCGAGCGAAGGAAAAGAACCGGGGATCGTCTATGTGGCGATAGCTGAAAGCGGCAAGCGGACACAAGTCCATTCGTTGTTGCTTGCAGGCAACCGAAACCGGATACGAAACTTGGCCGTGAAGCACGGATTCTTTTACTTGCTGAAACATTTGCAACACGAAAAATCCGAATGA
- a CDS encoding DUF3243 domain-containing protein translates to MSVLDNFSNWKEFLNNRIDNAENKGVNQDTITNIATEIGGYLAEKVDPRNDEERVLADLWKSADEQEKHALASTMVKMVQNTPNR, encoded by the coding sequence ATGTCTGTTCTCGACAATTTCAGCAATTGGAAGGAATTCTTGAACAATCGCATCGACAATGCGGAAAACAAGGGCGTTAATCAGGATACGATCACGAATATCGCGACGGAAATCGGCGGATATCTCGCAGAAAAAGTGGATCCGAGAAACGACGAAGAGCGAGTGTTGGCCGACTTGTGGAAATCAGCCGATGAACAAGAAAAACACGCATTGGCCAGCACGATGGTGAAAATGGTGCAAAATACCCCCAATCGTTAA